DNA from Fodinibius salicampi:
CGATTGAAGCGGGAATTCAAGGTTGAGGCTAATGTTGGAGCACCCCAGGTATCTTACCGAGAAACGATTACCACAAATATTGAACATCGCGAAACGTATAAAAAGCAGTCTGGTGGTCGTGGTAAGTTTGCAGATATGGAATTTGAAATTGCTCCTCTCGATCATTTCGAGGAATATGACGAAGAGGACAATAATGTGTCAGTAAGTGAAGGATTTAAGTTTATTGATGAAATTGTCGGTGGAAATATTCCCCGTGAGTTTATTCCTTCTGTTGAGAAGGGATTCAAACAAGCTATGAGCGGTGGAATTCAGGCCGACTATCCGGTGCAAAACATCGGAGTTCGTCTTTATGATGGTTCTTACCATGATGTGGATTCGGATGCATTTAGCTTTGAGCTTTGTGCCAAGCTTGCATTCCGTAATTCTGCCAGGAAAGCCAATCCAGCTATTTTAGAACCCATTATGGATGTAGAGGTAATTACTCCTGAGGAATATATGGGGGATGTGATTGGTGATTTGAATGGTCGACGAGGAATCATTGGTAAGATGGACAATAAGAAGGAAGGGTCTGTGGTAAGGGCAAAGGTTCCGCTTTCCGAAATGTTCGGATATACAACAGATCTCCGGTCGATGACACAAGGTCGTGCAACATCGACCATGGAATTCGCTGAGTATCAGGCAGTTCCCTCGAACGTTGAAAAAGAAATTATAGAATCCAGATCTTAAAACATCATTAACACTACAGTATTATGGCAAAAGAGACATACCAGCGGAATAAGCCGCATGTAAACATAGGAACGATAGGTCACGTAGACCACGGGAAGACGACCCTGACGGCCGCGATCACGACGGTGATGGCCAAGCACTACGGGGGCG
Protein-coding regions in this window:
- a CDS encoding GTP-binding protein; its protein translation is MAKETYQRNKPHVNIGTIGHVDHGKTTLTAAITTVMAKHYGG